In Cytobacillus oceanisediminis, the following proteins share a genomic window:
- the ytzI gene encoding YtzI protein → MYTVLVISIIIVIVVLLLSVITTSKAYQFKHTVDPVDPLPDSEQGQKEVKEEQEDNQNRS, encoded by the coding sequence ATGTATACGGTATTAGTCATATCGATTATCATTGTGATCGTGGTACTGCTTTTAAGCGTCATTACCACTTCAAAAGCTTACCAATTCAAGCATACGGTAGACCCAGTTGATCCGCTTCCTGACAGCGAGCAGGGACAAAAAGAGGTTAAAGAAGAACAAGAAGATAACCAAAACCGTTCATAA
- a CDS encoding hydrolase: MEGNKKTYYITLGSGEISQSATGSTWNFKIEATDDEIIALREYFDQNYSTEWQNFFRAHVPYVQYHYDRENDAYDDTMKKIYGMIYDLGDDEARKHIESMGILTEEEHK, encoded by the coding sequence ATGGAAGGGAATAAAAAGACGTATTATATAACGCTTGGTTCTGGGGAGATTTCACAAAGTGCCACTGGCTCAACATGGAATTTTAAAATAGAGGCAACAGATGATGAAATCATTGCCTTAAGAGAATATTTTGACCAGAACTATTCAACTGAGTGGCAGAATTTTTTCAGAGCCCATGTTCCTTATGTTCAATACCATTATGACCGTGAAAATGATGCTTATGATGATACAATGAAGAAAATATATGGAATGATTTATGATCTTGGAGATGATGAAGCAAGAAAACATATTGAAAGCATGGGGATCCTTACTGAAGAGGAACATAAATAA
- a CDS encoding alpha/beta hydrolase family protein: MDFKNGQMINKQRFPSPNPAIELSVVTYHANGLHIKGLLAEPKGEGLYDGFLYLRGGIKNVGKVRPSRIVQFACEGFIVFAPFYRGNQGGDGNEDFAGEDRQDAFAAFTLLQEHARVKRVHIFGFSRGGVMALLTAIEFPEAASIVTWGGVSDMFLTYVERKDLRRMMKRVIGGTPTKFPERYKYRTPLFQLEQLQAPVLIIHGEQDHNVSVEHSYRLEKRLKALKKEVGSWYFPEYTHYFPPAVNRKTVEDLSAWMKSKGQMKLRTFRAQ, translated from the coding sequence ATGGATTTCAAAAATGGCCAAATGATAAATAAACAGAGATTTCCTTCGCCAAATCCGGCAATCGAATTATCTGTTGTCACATATCATGCAAATGGATTACATATAAAAGGCCTGCTGGCAGAGCCAAAGGGGGAGGGGCTATATGATGGATTCCTTTACCTGAGAGGAGGCATAAAAAATGTCGGGAAAGTAAGGCCTTCCCGGATTGTACAGTTTGCCTGTGAAGGTTTTATTGTATTCGCGCCTTTTTACAGAGGCAATCAAGGGGGAGACGGAAACGAAGATTTTGCAGGGGAGGACAGACAGGACGCGTTTGCCGCTTTTACTCTTCTTCAGGAGCATGCCCGGGTAAAAAGAGTCCATATATTTGGCTTTTCCCGCGGTGGCGTGATGGCATTGCTTACTGCAATCGAGTTTCCGGAAGCCGCGTCCATTGTAACATGGGGGGGGGTCAGTGATATGTTTCTCACCTATGTGGAGCGCAAGGATCTCCGGAGAATGATGAAACGTGTAATAGGCGGAACCCCGACTAAGTTTCCGGAACGGTATAAATATCGCACCCCGCTTTTTCAGCTGGAGCAGCTGCAGGCACCTGTCTTAATCATCCATGGAGAACAGGATCATAATGTTTCGGTGGAGCATTCCTATCGCCTGGAAAAAAGGCTTAAGGCTCTAAAAAAAGAAGTGGGCAGCTGGTATTTCCCTGAATATACCCACTACTTTCCGCCAGCCGTGAACCGGAAGACGGTAGAGGATTTAAGCGCGTGGATGAAAAGCAAAGGGCAGATGAAATTAAGGACTTTCAGAGCGCAATAA
- the cls gene encoding cardiolipin synthase, which translates to MDIYSMMLTVFLVLNIILAVFVIFLERRDAGATWAWLMVLFFIPLLGFFMYLFFGQNLTRRKMFQWEDRKKIGIDELLNNQIRGIKEKDFHFRNDIIKNSKDLIYMHLVNNDAVLTQDNEVRIFTDGKEKFNSLVEDIKNAADHIHLQYYIFKRDNLGKSLINLLTEKAREGVKVRLLYDELGSRSLHKRAFKELIAAGGEIEAFFPSRLHFINLRINYRNHRKIAIIDGQIGYVGGFNVGDEYLGLNPKFGYWRDTHLRIRGSAVHSLQTRFILDWNQASHRHDIYYAPEYFPLAESRDSVGMQIVTSGPDSEWEQIKNGYIKMISSARKSIYIQTPYFIPDASLLDALKIAALSGVEVNIMVPNKPDHMFVYWATYSYIGEMLKANANIFIYENGFIHAKTLIVDEKVSSVGTANIDVRSFRLNFEVNAFIYDEDVSKELTESFQEDIQLSTNLTAEDYRNRALKIKLKESVSRLLSPIL; encoded by the coding sequence ATGGATATATACTCCATGATGCTTACAGTATTTTTAGTATTAAATATTATCCTGGCTGTATTTGTTATCTTTCTGGAGCGAAGGGATGCAGGCGCCACATGGGCATGGCTCATGGTTTTGTTTTTTATTCCTCTTCTTGGTTTTTTCATGTACCTCTTCTTTGGGCAGAATTTAACCAGAAGAAAGATGTTCCAATGGGAAGACCGCAAAAAGATTGGAATTGATGAACTGCTGAACAATCAAATCAGAGGAATCAAGGAAAAGGATTTCCATTTTCGAAATGACATAATTAAAAACTCCAAAGACCTTATATATATGCATCTTGTCAACAATGATGCGGTATTGACACAGGACAACGAGGTCAGGATTTTTACGGATGGGAAAGAGAAGTTCAATTCGCTTGTGGAGGATATCAAAAATGCAGCCGATCACATCCATCTGCAATATTATATCTTCAAGAGAGATAATCTGGGGAAAAGCTTAATCAATCTTTTGACGGAAAAGGCAAGGGAAGGCGTAAAAGTAAGGCTTCTCTATGATGAACTGGGCTCAAGAAGCCTGCATAAAAGGGCGTTTAAAGAGCTGATTGCGGCAGGAGGAGAAATTGAGGCCTTTTTCCCTTCCCGGCTGCACTTTATCAACTTGAGAATTAATTACCGGAACCATCGTAAAATTGCCATTATTGACGGCCAAATTGGATATGTTGGCGGGTTTAATGTCGGGGATGAATATCTCGGGCTAAATCCAAAGTTTGGGTATTGGCGTGATACTCATTTAAGAATTAGAGGGAGTGCTGTCCATTCCCTGCAGACTCGCTTTATCCTTGACTGGAACCAGGCTTCGCACCGCCATGATATTTACTATGCCCCTGAGTATTTTCCGCTGGCCGAGTCTCGCGATAGCGTAGGGATGCAAATTGTTACCAGCGGTCCTGATTCGGAATGGGAACAGATTAAAAATGGGTATATAAAAATGATTTCATCGGCCCGTAAATCTATTTATATCCAGACCCCATATTTCATTCCGGACGCAAGTCTTTTGGATGCATTGAAAATAGCCGCATTATCAGGTGTGGAAGTGAACATTATGGTACCGAACAAGCCTGACCATATGTTTGTTTATTGGGCAACCTACTCCTATATAGGGGAAATGTTAAAAGCTAATGCGAACATCTTTATTTACGAGAATGGCTTCATCCATGCAAAAACCTTGATTGTTGACGAGAAAGTTTCTTCGGTTGGAACCGCGAATATAGATGTAAGAAGCTTCAGGCTGAATTTTGAGGTAAATGCCTTTATATATGATGAGGACGTTTCGAAAGAACTGACTGAGAGCTTTCAGGAAGATATCCAGCTATCAACTAACCTGACTGCAGAAGATTACAGAAATAGGGCCTTAAAAATCAAATTGAAAGAATCCGTCTCAAGACTCTTATCGCCAATATTATAA
- a CDS encoding DUF2584 domain-containing protein: protein MGMPLELNTMIVTKGKETRLDENFFSLVKDGYRLYPLDIPVEVKRTIDGDLNGMGVIRKVEWENSRTLITYQLVSLNSTN, encoded by the coding sequence ATGGGTATGCCTTTAGAGCTGAACACAATGATCGTGACAAAGGGAAAGGAGACCAGACTTGATGAGAATTTCTTTTCACTTGTCAAAGACGGGTACAGATTATATCCGCTCGATATCCCGGTCGAGGTAAAAAGAACAATTGATGGCGACCTGAACGGTATGGGTGTCATCAGAAAAGTGGAATGGGAAAACAGCCGGACCCTCATTACTTACCAGCTTGTTTCCTTAAACTCAACAAACTAA
- the ytkD gene encoding RNA deprotection pyrophosphohydrolase has product METFLDENGGEVRFSFNKRAFGTEPKHVLVICRYGDQWLLTNHKKRGWEFPGGKREKGESLEEAARREVYEETGADLKNLNFIGEYEVNLGTERFVKAIFFAEVKSLNKTDQYFETNGPILTAGNLLEDRWSSQYSFIMKDKVVEKSLEKIMQGK; this is encoded by the coding sequence ATGGAAACCTTTTTGGATGAGAACGGCGGGGAAGTACGATTTTCTTTTAATAAACGAGCTTTCGGAACCGAGCCAAAACATGTTCTGGTCATTTGCCGCTATGGCGATCAATGGCTGCTGACGAATCACAAAAAGCGGGGTTGGGAATTTCCGGGCGGTAAGAGAGAAAAGGGTGAGTCTCTTGAAGAGGCAGCCAGAAGAGAAGTTTATGAGGAAACAGGAGCAGACTTAAAGAATTTAAATTTTATTGGTGAATATGAAGTTAATTTGGGAACAGAGCGTTTTGTCAAAGCCATTTTTTTCGCAGAGGTGAAAAGCCTTAACAAAACGGATCAATATTTTGAAACAAACGGTCCCATTCTGACAGCGGGAAACTTGCTGGAAGACAGGTGGAGCAGTCAATACAGTTTTATCATGAAGGATAAAGTAGTTGAAAAGAGCCTCGAAAAAATCATGCAGGGAAAGTAA
- a CDS encoding S-ribosylhomocysteine lyase: MPSVESFELDHNAVKAPYVRHCGVHKVGSDGLVNKFDIRFCQPNKQAMKPDVIHTLEHLLAFNIRTHAEKYDHFDIIDISPMGCQTGYYLVVSGEPAIEEIIDLLEATMQDAVEITEIPAANEKQCGQAKLHDLEGAKRLMRFWLEQSKDGLKQVFA; encoded by the coding sequence ATGCCTTCAGTAGAAAGTTTCGAATTGGACCACAATGCTGTTAAAGCTCCATACGTGAGGCACTGCGGTGTGCATAAAGTGGGAAGTGACGGATTAGTTAACAAGTTTGATATCCGTTTCTGTCAGCCAAATAAGCAGGCGATGAAGCCGGATGTCATTCACACACTTGAGCATCTGCTTGCGTTTAATATCCGTACACATGCAGAGAAATATGATCATTTTGATATTATTGATATTTCCCCAATGGGCTGCCAGACAGGCTATTATTTAGTCGTTAGCGGAGAGCCGGCAATTGAAGAAATAATCGATCTGCTTGAAGCTACAATGCAAGATGCGGTTGAAATAACCGAGATTCCTGCTGCAAATGAGAAGCAATGCGGACAGGCAAAGCTTCATGACCTTGAAGGCGCAAAACGTCTTATGAGATTCTGGCTGGAACAATCGAAGGATGGCTTGAAACAGGTTTTTGCATAA
- a CDS encoding DUF6154 family protein has translation MKLIDELYELYRNKLTGDEEDIDMLAFAFLEEMDREDLLNIIKDLDNQELYDLMGLYLIESLKGKFASENYGQRRSPIIHHRNIH, from the coding sequence ATGAAACTGATTGATGAGCTATATGAACTTTACAGGAATAAGCTGACAGGTGATGAAGAGGATATCGATATGCTCGCTTTTGCCTTCTTAGAAGAAATGGACAGAGAAGACCTGCTGAATATTATCAAGGATCTCGATAATCAGGAATTATATGATTTAATGGGGCTTTATTTGATTGAGAGCTTAAAAGGGAAATTTGCCAGTGAGAATTACGGCCAGCGCAGAAGCCCGATCATTCATCACCGGAACATACACTAA
- a CDS encoding ABC transporter permease: MSPQENVKFLHQKYIQSLNREKKWVRFYQAVIFIVFFSGWELASQKQWIDPLIFSAPSKVWGLFLTKIQDGTLMVDLGYTLSETVFGFILGTFLGTLLAAILWWSPMLSKIADPYLVVLNSMPKVALGPILIVALGPSFTSIVAMGAIISIIITTIVVYTSFKEVDPNYIKVLQTFGANRFQIFREAILPASFPTIISTLKVNVGLSWVGVIVGEFLVSSKGLGYMIIYGFQVFNFTLVMLSLLVIAVFATVMYQLVELLERKLIKNGS, translated from the coding sequence TTGAGCCCGCAGGAGAACGTTAAATTCCTCCACCAGAAATATATCCAGTCGTTGAACCGTGAAAAAAAGTGGGTCCGCTTCTATCAGGCTGTCATCTTTATCGTGTTTTTTTCCGGATGGGAGCTGGCAAGCCAAAAGCAATGGATTGACCCGCTGATTTTCAGTGCGCCTTCTAAAGTATGGGGATTATTTTTAACCAAAATCCAGGATGGTACCTTGATGGTGGATTTAGGCTACACTTTGTCAGAAACCGTATTTGGATTCATTTTGGGCACTTTTCTAGGCACATTGCTTGCAGCCATTCTCTGGTGGTCACCGATGCTTTCAAAAATAGCGGATCCCTATTTGGTTGTCCTGAATTCAATGCCAAAGGTTGCTCTTGGTCCGATATTAATCGTCGCATTAGGCCCCAGCTTTACTTCAATCGTAGCCATGGGCGCGATTATTTCCATCATCATCACAACCATTGTCGTGTATACATCTTTCAAAGAAGTTGACCCCAATTATATTAAAGTGCTTCAGACCTTTGGGGCAAATCGATTTCAAATCTTCAGGGAAGCCATTTTGCCTGCTTCCTTCCCGACCATCATCTCCACTTTAAAGGTGAATGTCGGGCTATCATGGGTCGGTGTTATCGTAGGCGAATTCCTTGTATCCTCAAAAGGTCTCGGATACATGATTATTTACGGCTTCCAAGTATTCAACTTTACCCTTGTCATGCTGTCATTACTGGTAATTGCTGTTTTTGCAACAGTGATGTATCAGCTCGTCGAACTGCTCGAGCGAAAACTGATAAAAAATGGGTCATAA
- a CDS encoding Dps family protein, with protein sequence MSKELVKAVNQQVANWTVLYVKLHNFHWYIKGKNFFTLHAKFEELYNEANVHVDELAERILALEAKPVATMKEVLETSSLEEATGKENEEQMVQSVVDDFEKMVDELQEAIELAEEAKDEGTGDMLIAVKQSLKKHIWMLKAYLG encoded by the coding sequence ATGAGTAAAGAATTAGTAAAAGCTGTTAACCAGCAAGTAGCAAACTGGACTGTTCTATATGTAAAGCTTCACAATTTCCATTGGTATATTAAAGGGAAAAACTTTTTTACCCTTCACGCAAAATTTGAAGAACTTTATAATGAAGCCAACGTACATGTAGATGAACTAGCTGAGAGAATCCTCGCTCTTGAGGCTAAGCCGGTTGCGACTATGAAGGAAGTTCTTGAGACCAGTTCTCTCGAAGAAGCGACAGGAAAAGAAAATGAAGAACAGATGGTCCAATCTGTCGTTGATGACTTCGAAAAAATGGTGGACGAGCTTCAGGAAGCAATTGAGCTTGCAGAAGAAGCCAAAGATGAAGGAACAGGCGACATGCTGATTGCTGTAAAGCAAAGCTTAAAGAAACATATTTGGATGCTAAAAGCATACCTTGGATAA
- a CDS encoding ABC transporter substrate-binding protein yields the protein MKKWMKVSMLFLLAVILIVPLAACGKDEMQTVRIAEVTRSIFYAPQYVALEKGFFEEEGLKVKLTTTAGGDKTMTALLSDSADVALVGSETSIYVSAQGSNDPVINFAQLTQTDGTFLVSRNKIDNFSWDMLEGKTFLGQRKGGMPQMVGEFVLKKHGIDPHQDLDLIQNIDFANIAPAFASGTGEFVQLFEPTASVFEKEGKGYIVASFGTESGHVPYTTFMTKQSYIDKNKETVEKFTRAIYKAQQWVETHSAKETAEAIQGYFDNTELDVIEMVVDRYKSQGSFAKDPILDTEEWENLQNIMDEAGELPNRIEHDTLVNTDIAEGVMK from the coding sequence ATGAAAAAATGGATGAAAGTAAGCATGCTGTTTTTGCTTGCGGTGATACTTATCGTTCCTTTGGCAGCCTGCGGAAAGGATGAAATGCAAACTGTCCGTATTGCCGAAGTGACACGTTCCATCTTCTATGCTCCGCAATATGTAGCCCTTGAGAAAGGTTTCTTTGAAGAAGAAGGGCTTAAAGTAAAGCTTACGACAACTGCCGGCGGAGATAAAACGATGACTGCTCTGCTGTCGGATAGCGCTGATGTTGCACTTGTAGGTTCCGAAACTTCCATTTACGTTTCGGCTCAGGGCTCCAATGATCCGGTCATTAACTTTGCACAGCTCACTCAAACGGATGGAACATTTCTTGTTTCCCGCAATAAAATAGATAACTTTTCATGGGATATGCTAGAAGGCAAAACATTCCTGGGTCAGCGCAAAGGCGGCATGCCGCAGATGGTTGGCGAGTTTGTTTTGAAAAAGCATGGCATTGACCCGCACCAGGATCTGGATTTAATCCAAAATATCGATTTTGCCAATATTGCCCCCGCCTTCGCTTCGGGAACCGGTGAATTTGTCCAGCTGTTTGAACCTACTGCAAGTGTATTTGAAAAAGAAGGAAAAGGATACATTGTTGCTTCTTTTGGAACCGAATCCGGACATGTACCATATACCACATTCATGACGAAACAAAGCTATATTGATAAAAATAAGGAAACAGTTGAGAAGTTTACAAGAGCGATCTATAAAGCACAGCAATGGGTTGAGACACACAGCGCGAAAGAAACGGCTGAAGCCATTCAAGGATATTTTGACAATACTGAACTTGACGTCATTGAGATGGTAGTAGACCGCTACAAGAGTCAGGGGTCATTTGCAAAAGACCCTATCCTGGACACTGAAGAATGGGAAAACCTGCAGAACATCATGGACGAAGCAGGAGAGCTCCCTAATCGCATAGAGCATGACACACTTGTCAACACAGATATCGCTGAAGGTGTAATGAAGTAA
- the yidD gene encoding membrane protein insertion efficiency factor YidD, whose product MFKKILISIFRFYQIVISPLKPPTCRFYPTCSHYGLESVKRFGTLKGGWLTIKRILKCHPFHPGGVDLVPEEWPKKKKN is encoded by the coding sequence ATGTTTAAAAAAATATTGATTTCGATATTTCGTTTCTATCAAATTGTGATTTCCCCGCTGAAGCCTCCAACATGCCGGTTTTATCCGACATGTTCCCATTACGGGCTGGAGTCTGTTAAGCGATTCGGCACCTTAAAGGGCGGATGGCTGACTATAAAAAGGATCCTTAAATGTCATCCCTTTCATCCAGGGGGTGTTGACCTGGTTCCGGAGGAATGGCCCAAAAAGAAAAAGAATTAA
- a CDS encoding ABC transporter ATP-binding protein — translation MNFLKVDAVHHTYFTKTSAVTALSNISLEVEEGEFVSFLGPSGCGKTTLLSIIAGLFEPTEGTVTLEGKRVKTAENEIGYMLQQDYLFPWKTIEENIQLGLKIGNSLTPDKKAYALQLLQEMGLKGVESQFPKQLSGGMRQRVALVRTLATEPKLLMLDEPFSALDYQTKLKLEDLVSNTLKTFGKTAILVTHDIGEAISMSDRVFLFSARPGQLHKTFVIPKELRDETPFNARNHEAYPAIFQTIWKELESLEPAGER, via the coding sequence ATGAATTTTCTAAAAGTAGATGCTGTCCACCACACTTATTTTACGAAAACCTCTGCTGTAACGGCCCTCTCCAATATTTCGCTTGAAGTGGAGGAAGGAGAATTTGTTTCCTTCCTCGGCCCAAGCGGATGCGGCAAGACGACTTTGCTTTCCATCATAGCAGGCTTGTTTGAACCTACTGAAGGCACTGTAACACTTGAAGGAAAGCGGGTTAAAACAGCAGAAAATGAAATTGGCTATATGCTGCAGCAGGATTATCTTTTTCCCTGGAAAACGATTGAAGAAAATATCCAGCTGGGGCTGAAAATCGGGAACAGCCTTACTCCTGATAAAAAAGCTTATGCACTGCAGCTCCTTCAGGAGATGGGACTGAAAGGTGTAGAGTCACAGTTTCCGAAGCAGCTTTCAGGCGGAATGCGCCAGCGCGTTGCCCTTGTAAGAACACTAGCAACCGAACCAAAGCTGCTCATGCTTGATGAACCCTTTTCCGCGCTGGATTATCAAACCAAACTGAAGCTTGAGGATTTGGTCTCTAACACGCTTAAAACTTTCGGAAAAACAGCCATACTGGTTACCCATGATATTGGTGAGGCAATCAGCATGAGTGATCGCGTTTTTCTCTTTTCCGCTAGGCCCGGACAGCTTCATAAAACGTTTGTAATACCAAAAGAATTAAGAGATGAAACCCCTTTTAACGCAAGAAATCATGAAGCATATCCAGCGATTTTTCAAACTATATGGAAGGAGCTGGAGTCCCTTGAGCCCGCAGGAGAACGTTAA
- a CDS encoding DUF6612 family protein: protein MYTLKKSLAIITGFLMILMLAACNETAKPVNESAGGTDKEETKTEEASELTLEEVLTKSTEASEELKSFSVNMDMSQEMSSGTEGENMNIDSVIDMDVTTDPMAFYQKMTMSMDGTEESYDIESYFTEEGMFLYDAAGEQWMKFPKEMSDDLLQMSSQQTNPGEELKKLQEFVDDFTFEQDAKSYILKLKADGEKFNDFVKETAAETLPPELAANGEMLDNMKINGVEYEIVIDKETFYPSVLNMIMEMEITAEGQTISMKQNMNGQYANYNKVEAIAVPQEVLDTAVEMEM, encoded by the coding sequence GTGTATACCTTGAAAAAATCCCTTGCAATCATTACTGGCTTCTTAATGATTCTAATGCTGGCTGCGTGCAATGAAACAGCCAAACCTGTAAATGAATCTGCTGGCGGCACGGACAAGGAAGAGACAAAAACAGAAGAAGCTTCAGAATTGACACTGGAGGAAGTTTTAACGAAATCTACCGAGGCTTCAGAAGAGCTAAAAAGCTTCTCGGTAAATATGGATATGAGCCAGGAAATGAGTTCAGGCACTGAAGGGGAAAATATGAATATCGATTCTGTCATTGATATGGATGTTACAACAGATCCGATGGCCTTCTACCAAAAAATGACTATGTCGATGGACGGCACAGAAGAATCGTATGATATTGAAAGCTATTTTACTGAAGAAGGCATGTTCCTATATGATGCAGCCGGTGAGCAGTGGATGAAGTTCCCTAAAGAAATGTCGGATGATTTGCTTCAAATGTCCAGCCAGCAGACTAATCCTGGTGAAGAACTAAAGAAATTGCAGGAGTTCGTGGACGACTTTACGTTTGAACAGGATGCAAAAAGCTATATCCTAAAACTGAAAGCCGATGGAGAAAAATTTAATGATTTTGTGAAGGAAACAGCAGCAGAAACACTTCCGCCTGAACTGGCAGCCAACGGAGAAATGCTTGATAACATGAAAATTAACGGCGTGGAATACGAAATCGTGATTGATAAAGAAACTTTTTATCCAAGCGTGCTGAATATGATTATGGAAATGGAAATCACGGCTGAAGGCCAGACCATCTCCATGAAGCAGAACATGAACGGCCAATATGCAAACTATAATAAGGTAGAGGCTATAGCCGTTCCGCAGGAAGTTCTTGATACAGCTGTAGAAATGGAAATGTAA